The Aquila chrysaetos chrysaetos chromosome 16, bAquChr1.4, whole genome shotgun sequence genome has a segment encoding these proteins:
- the B4GALNT4 gene encoding N-acetyl-beta-glucosaminyl-glycoprotein 4-beta-N-acetylgalactosaminyltransferase 1 isoform X1 has translation MPRLPVKKLRKQLKLLLLLVLLTFAVWFTYLHISLVRQGRALRLPFAYGRDGERLGEVTDPGRRPAAAQASARRRKAEDSSESHEEELMNDGQDLDGWFSRGQRSDRATTHPKLNLTKQALPWNEQYKGKANLHVFEDWCGGAVRHLRKNLHFPLFPHTRTTVKKLAVSPKWKNYGLRIFGYIHPFKDGDFQFSVASDDNSEFWLSSDESPSNSRLAAFVGKLGTEWTAPGEFTKFSSQVSKPLRLMSSRRYYFELLHKQDDRGSDHVEVGWRVFLPSLKFEVIDSSYISLYTDESSLKMNHVEHIPQTLASHSGSYLWEAQQDEHGADMLKSDPRDTFFLTPAIEASRVENVLVPCAYSPTYVVKDFPIARYQGLQFVYLSFVYPNDFTRLTHMETENKCFYRESPLYLEKFGFYKYMKMDEEEEDPRQRAFLFLNPDNFLEDEEEEEEEGVDSPEPTDPPPEAKEKSFGPVPGAKGKETPPVTGDYGDDLDYYSFRHRQGQARDDAGTPGQPGRWSTSRQASASPAAVLEDLHGEEDVGPALEPVHGRMLSWLPQDPGEGEEDELGLLAPSKHAGALSLQPHLSVPIFGGKAKTLGPSKAAATREDKKPRKAQEKVYVTRLQPGKRKAPAQEPAFPGIFLYPKPLKKVHLHSRTPQKHPISSSKLHAVPGRRTPWLLSNISKERDAARRKSARMGGRRWEQPSKPGTERRVLPSLLALGTEGLFSREMHEDTTPAPGRTAATTDYNSSEATHSEGTRVTSFLKMSETTASQQEEGKGQEEEEEEEEEEEVSDYSYETGELQHSWLEDSINWQRTFSVSSVDFELLRSDWNDLRCNVSGNLQLSESEVVDVVAQYMEKLNEKNGGIYTLLRIVNVEKRRDTARGNRYLLELELAERGQRTVRLSEYVYVLLHQGKQDDSAEANPEGLALGATEPQPSTWSILYGKPVLCRPLRLSWKQDVMVHFVVPVKNQARWVQQFISDMARLYGATKDANFNVILVDFDSDDMDVEKALRDARLPRYQYLRRTGNFERSAGLQAGVDTVEDGHSIVFLCDLHIHFPPNILDSIRKHCVEGKLAYAPIVMRLSCGSSPREPNGYWEVNGFGLFGIYKSDFDRVGGMNTEEFRDRWGGEDWELLDRVLQSGLEVERLRLRNFYHYYHSKRGMWNARSKKPPKD, from the exons ATGCCGCGGCTCCCGGTGAAGAAGCTCCGGAagcagctgaagctgctgctgctgctggtgctgctcacCTTCGCCGTCTGGTTCACCTACCTCCACATCAGCCTGGTGCGCCAGGGCCGCGCCCTGCGCCTCCCCTTCGCCTACGGCAGAG ATGGCGAGAGGCTGGGGGAGGTGACTGATCCCGGCAGGCGGCCGGCGGCAGCCCAGGCGTCAGCACGGCGGAGGAAAGCCGAGGACTCCAGCGAGAGCCATGAGGAGGAGCTGATG AACGATGGGCAGGACTTGGACGGCTGGTTTTCCAGAGGCCAACGGTCCGACCGAGCCACAACGCACCCCAAACTCAACCTGACCAAGCAGGCTTTGCCCTGGAATGAGCAG TACAAAGGGAAGGCAAACTTGCACGTCTTTGAAGACTGGTGCGGAGGGGCCGTGAGGCACCTGAGGAAGAACCTCCATTTTCCACTCTTTCCCCAC ACCCGCACCACAGTGAAGAAGCTGGCTGTGTCACCCAAGTGGAAGAACTATGGGCTGAGGATTTTTGGCTACATCCACCCCTTCAAGGATG GGgatttccagttttctgtgGCTTCAGATGACAATTCGGAGTTCTGGCTCAGCTCCGACGAGAGTCCGTCCAACTCCCGGCTGGCTGCATTTGTGGGCAAG ctggGCACCGAGTGGACGGCGCCGGGAGAGTTCACCAAATTCAGCTCACAAGTCTCCAAGCCTCTGCG CCTCATGTCCTCCAGACGCTACTACTTCGAGCTGCTCCACAAACAAGACGACCGAGGTTCAGACCACGTGGAAGTTGGC tggCGAGTTTTCCTGCCCAGCTTGAAGTTCGAAGTGATCGACTCCTCCTACATCTCCCTGTACACAG ATGAATCGTCCCTGAAGATGAACCACGTGGAGCACATCCCGCAGACCTTGGCCAGCCACAGCGGGAGCTACCTCTGGGAGGCACAGCAAGATGAGCACGGGGCTGACATGCTGAAGTCTGACCCCAGGGACACCTTCTTCCTCA CCCCTGCGATCGAGGCCTCCCGAGTGGAGAACGTGCTGGTGCCCTGTGCCTACAGCCCCACCTACGTGGTGAAGGACTTCCCCATCGCCCGCTATCAGGGCCTGCAATTT GTCTACCTCTCGTTCGTGTACCCCAACGACTTCACGCGCCTCACTCACATGGAGACGGAGAACAAGTGCTTCTACAGGGAGTCCCCCCTCTACCTGGAGAA gtttggtttttataaGTACATGAAGAtggatgaagaggaggaggatccACGCCAGCGAGCGTTTCTCTTCCTCAACCCAGACA ATTTCCttgaggatgaggaggaggaggaggaggaaggagtggacAGCCCTGAGCCCACAGACCCACCTCCCGAAGCCAAGGAGAAGAGCTTTGGGCCGGTACCCGGAGCCAAAGGGAAAGAGACCCCACCAGTTACTGGGGATTATGGAGACGACCTGGACTATTACAGCTTTCGCCACAGGCAGGGTCAGGCCCGGGACGATGCGGGCACGCCTGGGCAGCCGGGAAGATGGAGCACGTCCCGCCAGGCCAGCGCCAGTCCGGCGGCTGTCCTCGAGGACCTCCACGGCGAGGAGGACGTGGGCCCCGCACTGGAGCCGGTCCATGGGCGGATGCTCAGTTGGTTACCCCAGGATCCCGGCGAGGGCGAGGAGGATGAACTGGGGCTGCTGGCACCTTCGAAGCATGCTGGGGCCCTGAGCCTCCAGCCCCACCTCTCTGTTCCCATCTTTGGTGGCAAAGCCAAAACGCTGGGTCCCAGCAAGGCTGCAGCAACCAGGGAGGACAAAAAACCCCGGAAAGCCCAGGAGAAGGTCTACGTGACCAGGCTGCAGCCGGGGAAGCGCAAAGCCCCGGCCCAGGAGCCAGCCTTCCCTGGCATCTTCCTTTACCCAAAACCTCTGAAGAAAGTCCATCTTCACTCCAGGACCCCTCAGAAGCATCCCATCTCCTCCAGCAAGCTCCATGCTGTCCCTGGCCGCCGGACCCCCTGGCTCCTGAGCAACATCTCCAAGGAGAGGGACGCTGCCAGGCGGAAGAGTGCCCGTATGGGTGGCAGGAGGTGGGAGCAGCCGTCCAAGCCGGGGACTGAGCGGCGGGTGCTGCCCAGTCTCCTCGCCCTGGGGACCGAAGGGCTCTTCAGCAGGGAGATGCACGAGGACACGACCCCTGCCCCGGGCAGGACAGCGGCCACCACCGATTACAACTCCTCTGAGGCGACCCACTCAGAGGGGACACGGGTGACATCCTTTCTGAAGATGTCAGAAACGACGGCGTcccagcaggaggagggaaagggccaggaggaagaggaggaggaggaggaggaggaagaggtgtcAGACTACAGCTACGAGACCggggagctgcagcacagctggctggAAGACTCCATCAACTGGCAGAGGACGTTCAGCGTCAGCTCGGTGGACTTCGAGCTCCTGCGCTCCGACTGGAACGACCTGCGCTGCAACGTGTCGGGCAACCTGCAGCTGAGCGAGAGCGAGGTCGTCGATGTGGTGGCACAGTACATGGAGAAGCTCAACGAGAAGAATGGAGG CATCTACACCCTCCTGAGGATCGTCAACGTGGAGAAGCGTCGGGACACGGCCCGGGGGAACCGCTacctgctggagctggagctggcagagcgGGGCCAGCGGACGGTACGGCTCTCCGAGTACGTCTACGTCCTTTTGCACCAGGGCAAGCAGGACGACAGCGCCGAGGCCAACCCCGAAGGGCTGGCCCTGGGGGCCACTGAGCCCCAGCCGAGCACCTGGAGCATCCTCTACGGAAAACCCGTCCTGTGCCGGCCCCTGCGGCTCAGCTGGAAGCAGGACGTCATGGTGCACTTTGTGGTACCCG TGAAGAACCAAGCCCGCTGGGTCCAGCAGTTCATCTCGGACATGGCCCGCCTGTACGGGGCTACGAAGGACGCCAACTTCAACGTCATCCTGGTGGACTTTGACAGCGACGACATGGATGTCGAGAAAGCCCTACGGGATGCCCGACTGCCCCG CTACCAGTATCTGCGGCGCACGGGGAACTTCGAGCGCTCAGCTGGGCTGCAGGCTGGTGTGGACACGGTCGAG GACGGGCACAGTATCGTGTTCCTCTGTGACCTGCACATCCATTTCCCCCCCAATATCCTGGACAGCATCCGGAAGCACTGCGTGGAGGGGAAGCTGGCCTACGCGCCCATCGTCATGAGGCTGAGCTGCGGCAGCTCCCCACGGGAGCCCAACG gcTACTGGGAGGTGAACGGCTTTGGCCTCTTTGGCATCTACAAGTCGGACTTCGACCGTGTGGGAGGGATGAACACGGAGGAGTTCAGAGACCGCTGGGGCGGGGAGGACTGGGAGCTCCTGGACAG GGTCCTTCAGAGCGGGCTGGAGGTGGAGCGCTTGCGTCTCAGGAACTTTTACCATTACTACCACTCCAAGCGCGGCATGTGGAACGCCCGCAGCAAGAAGCCACCCAAGGACTAG
- the B4GALNT4 gene encoding N-acetyl-beta-glucosaminyl-glycoprotein 4-beta-N-acetylgalactosaminyltransferase 1 isoform X2 yields the protein MNDGQDLDGWFSRGQRSDRATTHPKLNLTKQALPWNEQYKGKANLHVFEDWCGGAVRHLRKNLHFPLFPHTRTTVKKLAVSPKWKNYGLRIFGYIHPFKDGDFQFSVASDDNSEFWLSSDESPSNSRLAAFVGKLGTEWTAPGEFTKFSSQVSKPLRLMSSRRYYFELLHKQDDRGSDHVEVGWRVFLPSLKFEVIDSSYISLYTDESSLKMNHVEHIPQTLASHSGSYLWEAQQDEHGADMLKSDPRDTFFLTPAIEASRVENVLVPCAYSPTYVVKDFPIARYQGLQFVYLSFVYPNDFTRLTHMETENKCFYRESPLYLEKFGFYKYMKMDEEEEDPRQRAFLFLNPDNFLEDEEEEEEEGVDSPEPTDPPPEAKEKSFGPVPGAKGKETPPVTGDYGDDLDYYSFRHRQGQARDDAGTPGQPGRWSTSRQASASPAAVLEDLHGEEDVGPALEPVHGRMLSWLPQDPGEGEEDELGLLAPSKHAGALSLQPHLSVPIFGGKAKTLGPSKAAATREDKKPRKAQEKVYVTRLQPGKRKAPAQEPAFPGIFLYPKPLKKVHLHSRTPQKHPISSSKLHAVPGRRTPWLLSNISKERDAARRKSARMGGRRWEQPSKPGTERRVLPSLLALGTEGLFSREMHEDTTPAPGRTAATTDYNSSEATHSEGTRVTSFLKMSETTASQQEEGKGQEEEEEEEEEEEVSDYSYETGELQHSWLEDSINWQRTFSVSSVDFELLRSDWNDLRCNVSGNLQLSESEVVDVVAQYMEKLNEKNGGIYTLLRIVNVEKRRDTARGNRYLLELELAERGQRTVRLSEYVYVLLHQGKQDDSAEANPEGLALGATEPQPSTWSILYGKPVLCRPLRLSWKQDVMVHFVVPVKNQARWVQQFISDMARLYGATKDANFNVILVDFDSDDMDVEKALRDARLPRYQYLRRTGNFERSAGLQAGVDTVEDGHSIVFLCDLHIHFPPNILDSIRKHCVEGKLAYAPIVMRLSCGSSPREPNGYWEVNGFGLFGIYKSDFDRVGGMNTEEFRDRWGGEDWELLDRVLQSGLEVERLRLRNFYHYYHSKRGMWNARSKKPPKD from the exons ATG AACGATGGGCAGGACTTGGACGGCTGGTTTTCCAGAGGCCAACGGTCCGACCGAGCCACAACGCACCCCAAACTCAACCTGACCAAGCAGGCTTTGCCCTGGAATGAGCAG TACAAAGGGAAGGCAAACTTGCACGTCTTTGAAGACTGGTGCGGAGGGGCCGTGAGGCACCTGAGGAAGAACCTCCATTTTCCACTCTTTCCCCAC ACCCGCACCACAGTGAAGAAGCTGGCTGTGTCACCCAAGTGGAAGAACTATGGGCTGAGGATTTTTGGCTACATCCACCCCTTCAAGGATG GGgatttccagttttctgtgGCTTCAGATGACAATTCGGAGTTCTGGCTCAGCTCCGACGAGAGTCCGTCCAACTCCCGGCTGGCTGCATTTGTGGGCAAG ctggGCACCGAGTGGACGGCGCCGGGAGAGTTCACCAAATTCAGCTCACAAGTCTCCAAGCCTCTGCG CCTCATGTCCTCCAGACGCTACTACTTCGAGCTGCTCCACAAACAAGACGACCGAGGTTCAGACCACGTGGAAGTTGGC tggCGAGTTTTCCTGCCCAGCTTGAAGTTCGAAGTGATCGACTCCTCCTACATCTCCCTGTACACAG ATGAATCGTCCCTGAAGATGAACCACGTGGAGCACATCCCGCAGACCTTGGCCAGCCACAGCGGGAGCTACCTCTGGGAGGCACAGCAAGATGAGCACGGGGCTGACATGCTGAAGTCTGACCCCAGGGACACCTTCTTCCTCA CCCCTGCGATCGAGGCCTCCCGAGTGGAGAACGTGCTGGTGCCCTGTGCCTACAGCCCCACCTACGTGGTGAAGGACTTCCCCATCGCCCGCTATCAGGGCCTGCAATTT GTCTACCTCTCGTTCGTGTACCCCAACGACTTCACGCGCCTCACTCACATGGAGACGGAGAACAAGTGCTTCTACAGGGAGTCCCCCCTCTACCTGGAGAA gtttggtttttataaGTACATGAAGAtggatgaagaggaggaggatccACGCCAGCGAGCGTTTCTCTTCCTCAACCCAGACA ATTTCCttgaggatgaggaggaggaggaggaggaaggagtggacAGCCCTGAGCCCACAGACCCACCTCCCGAAGCCAAGGAGAAGAGCTTTGGGCCGGTACCCGGAGCCAAAGGGAAAGAGACCCCACCAGTTACTGGGGATTATGGAGACGACCTGGACTATTACAGCTTTCGCCACAGGCAGGGTCAGGCCCGGGACGATGCGGGCACGCCTGGGCAGCCGGGAAGATGGAGCACGTCCCGCCAGGCCAGCGCCAGTCCGGCGGCTGTCCTCGAGGACCTCCACGGCGAGGAGGACGTGGGCCCCGCACTGGAGCCGGTCCATGGGCGGATGCTCAGTTGGTTACCCCAGGATCCCGGCGAGGGCGAGGAGGATGAACTGGGGCTGCTGGCACCTTCGAAGCATGCTGGGGCCCTGAGCCTCCAGCCCCACCTCTCTGTTCCCATCTTTGGTGGCAAAGCCAAAACGCTGGGTCCCAGCAAGGCTGCAGCAACCAGGGAGGACAAAAAACCCCGGAAAGCCCAGGAGAAGGTCTACGTGACCAGGCTGCAGCCGGGGAAGCGCAAAGCCCCGGCCCAGGAGCCAGCCTTCCCTGGCATCTTCCTTTACCCAAAACCTCTGAAGAAAGTCCATCTTCACTCCAGGACCCCTCAGAAGCATCCCATCTCCTCCAGCAAGCTCCATGCTGTCCCTGGCCGCCGGACCCCCTGGCTCCTGAGCAACATCTCCAAGGAGAGGGACGCTGCCAGGCGGAAGAGTGCCCGTATGGGTGGCAGGAGGTGGGAGCAGCCGTCCAAGCCGGGGACTGAGCGGCGGGTGCTGCCCAGTCTCCTCGCCCTGGGGACCGAAGGGCTCTTCAGCAGGGAGATGCACGAGGACACGACCCCTGCCCCGGGCAGGACAGCGGCCACCACCGATTACAACTCCTCTGAGGCGACCCACTCAGAGGGGACACGGGTGACATCCTTTCTGAAGATGTCAGAAACGACGGCGTcccagcaggaggagggaaagggccaggaggaagaggaggaggaggaggaggaggaagaggtgtcAGACTACAGCTACGAGACCggggagctgcagcacagctggctggAAGACTCCATCAACTGGCAGAGGACGTTCAGCGTCAGCTCGGTGGACTTCGAGCTCCTGCGCTCCGACTGGAACGACCTGCGCTGCAACGTGTCGGGCAACCTGCAGCTGAGCGAGAGCGAGGTCGTCGATGTGGTGGCACAGTACATGGAGAAGCTCAACGAGAAGAATGGAGG CATCTACACCCTCCTGAGGATCGTCAACGTGGAGAAGCGTCGGGACACGGCCCGGGGGAACCGCTacctgctggagctggagctggcagagcgGGGCCAGCGGACGGTACGGCTCTCCGAGTACGTCTACGTCCTTTTGCACCAGGGCAAGCAGGACGACAGCGCCGAGGCCAACCCCGAAGGGCTGGCCCTGGGGGCCACTGAGCCCCAGCCGAGCACCTGGAGCATCCTCTACGGAAAACCCGTCCTGTGCCGGCCCCTGCGGCTCAGCTGGAAGCAGGACGTCATGGTGCACTTTGTGGTACCCG TGAAGAACCAAGCCCGCTGGGTCCAGCAGTTCATCTCGGACATGGCCCGCCTGTACGGGGCTACGAAGGACGCCAACTTCAACGTCATCCTGGTGGACTTTGACAGCGACGACATGGATGTCGAGAAAGCCCTACGGGATGCCCGACTGCCCCG CTACCAGTATCTGCGGCGCACGGGGAACTTCGAGCGCTCAGCTGGGCTGCAGGCTGGTGTGGACACGGTCGAG GACGGGCACAGTATCGTGTTCCTCTGTGACCTGCACATCCATTTCCCCCCCAATATCCTGGACAGCATCCGGAAGCACTGCGTGGAGGGGAAGCTGGCCTACGCGCCCATCGTCATGAGGCTGAGCTGCGGCAGCTCCCCACGGGAGCCCAACG gcTACTGGGAGGTGAACGGCTTTGGCCTCTTTGGCATCTACAAGTCGGACTTCGACCGTGTGGGAGGGATGAACACGGAGGAGTTCAGAGACCGCTGGGGCGGGGAGGACTGGGAGCTCCTGGACAG GGTCCTTCAGAGCGGGCTGGAGGTGGAGCGCTTGCGTCTCAGGAACTTTTACCATTACTACCACTCCAAGCGCGGCATGTGGAACGCCCGCAGCAAGAAGCCACCCAAGGACTAG